Proteins encoded together in one Miscanthus floridulus cultivar M001 chromosome 16, ASM1932011v1, whole genome shotgun sequence window:
- the LOC136513394 gene encoding uncharacterized protein isoform X2, producing the protein MAHSPSGSHAAAPSIGDDAFTDAVAEDGGDSKLSALLFDVSQQVQGGLQSMLKMSSEIARCDGEIDAEVERARDAVAEKGRALHDERERVQKAALVALDILSGGRGAI; encoded by the exons ATGGCCCACTCACCGTCGGGATCGCACGCGGCGGCGCCCTCGATCGGGGACGATGCCTTCACCGACGCGGTGGCGGAGGACGGCGGCGACTCCAAGCTCTCCGCGCTCCTCTTCG ACGTGTCGCAGCAGGTGCAGGGCGGTCTCCAGAGCATGCTCAAGATGAGCAG CGAGATCGCGCGGTGTGACGGCGAGATCGACGCGGAGGTGGAGCGCGCGAGGGATGCCGTGGCGGAGAAAGGCCGGGCGCTGCACGACGAGCGGGAGAGGGTCCAGAAGGCCGCCCTCGTCGCGCTCGACATCCTCAGCGGCGGCCGTGGCGCCATCTGA